From a region of the Arachis ipaensis cultivar K30076 chromosome B09, Araip1.1, whole genome shotgun sequence genome:
- the LOC107617300 gene encoding IAA-amino acid hydrolase ILR1-like 4 (The sequence of the model RefSeq protein was modified relative to this genomic sequence to represent the inferred CDS: added 70 bases not found in genome assembly), translated as MCSSFKYFYFHLLPIFYFLIIIAATTTEFKFLDSAKSPEVFDWMVNIRRKIHENPELGYQEFETSEVIRAELDKLGISYKHPIAETGVIGYIGTGKPPFVALRADMDALALQEMVDWEHKSKVPGKMHACGHDAHVAMLLGAAMILKQNENEIKGTVILVFQPAEEGGAGAKKIVESGVLENVNAIFGLHITGKFLIGEVGSRSGLMYANSGFFEATISGKGGHAAIPQHSIDPILAASNVIVSLQHLISREADPLDSQVVTVGKVEGGSAFNIIPDTVTIGGTFRAFSKEGFKQLQQRIEQVIIGQAAVHRCNATVDFLQEEKPFYPATINNGDLHKHFLDIATKSLGIQKFNEMRPSMGAEDFSFYQEVIPGYYFVLGMQNASHERLAGGHSPYYKVNEDALPLGAALHASLASTYLLKLQQDIPLVEGQYHDEL; from the exons ATGTGTTCCTCTTTCAAGTACTTCTACTTCCACTTACTCCCTATTTTCTATTTCCTTATTATTATTGCTGCCACAACAACCGAATTCAAGTTTCTTGATTCAGCTAAGAGTCCTGAGGTTTTTGATTGGATGGTGAACATCAGAAGAAagattcatgagaatccggaattGGGGTATCAGGAATTTGAGACCAGTGAGGTCATAAGAGCAGAGTTGGACAAATTGGGAATTTCATATAAGCATCCAATTGCTGAAACCGGTGTCATTGGATACATTGGAACTGGAAAACCTCCTTTTGTTGCTCTAAGAGCTGACATGGATGCTCTTGCTTTACAG GAAATGGTGGATTGGGAGCACAAGAGTAAAGTACCTGGAAAGATGCACGCATGCGGTCATGATGCTCATGTTGCTATGCTTCTCGGTGCTGCAATGATCctcaaacaaaatgaaaatgagatAAAA GGAACTGTTATTCTTGTTTTCCAACCGGCTGAGGAAGGGGGTGCAGGGGCTAAGAAAATTGTAGAATCCGGAGTCTTAGAAAATGTTAATGCTATCTTTGGATTGCATATCACAGGAAAGTTTCTAATAGGCGAAGTAGGTTCTCGATCTGGTCTCATGTATGCAAATTCTGGTTTCTTTGAAGCAACGATAAGTGGAAAGGGAGGTCATGCAGCTATTCCTCAACATTCTATAGACCCCATATTGGCAGCTTCTAATGTAATTGTTAGCTTACAGCACCTTATTTCTCGAGAAGCCGATCCTCTTGACTCCCAG GTTGTGACAGTAGGAAAAGTCGAAGGAGGCAGTGCGTTCAATATTATTCCCGATACTGTCACGATTGGTGGCACCTTCCGGGCATTTTCAAAAGAAGGCTTCAAGCAACTGCAGCAGCGTATTGAGCAG GTTATTATTGGCCAAGCCGCCGTCCATAGGTGTAACGCAACAGTGGACTTCCTTCAAGAAGAGAAACCTTTCTACCCTGCAACCATAAACAATGGTGACTTGCACAAACATTTTCTTGACATTGCCACAAAATCTCTTGGCATCCAAAAATTTAATGAGATGCGACCATCAATGGGAGCCGAAGACTTCTCGTTCTATCAAGAGGTTATACCTGGATACTACTTCGTGCTTGGAATGCAGAACGCGTCGCATGAACGGCTTGCCGGCGGACACTCACCTTATTATAAAGTCAATGAAGATGCACTTCCTTTAGGAGCTGCACTTCATGCATCCTTGGC
- the LOC107617297 gene encoding IAA-amino acid hydrolase ILR1-like 4 isoform X2 produces MGSFNLFCFFNIIFHVFVATPIFSDSNNNEHLSSSISTKFLDLAKSPEVFDWMVGIRRKIHEYPELQYEEYKTSEVIREELDKLGIPYKHPVAETGVIGYIGTGNAPFVALRADIDGLPIQEMVEWEHKSKVDGKMHACGHDAHTAMVLGAAKILKQHEDQIKGTVVLVFQPAEEGGAGAKRVLESGVLDKVSAIFGLHVAPVHELPVGHVASKAGPLMAGSGMFDATIHGKGGHAAMPQFAIDPVLAASSIVVNLQQLVSREADPLDPQVLTVANFHGDGAFNVIPDSVTIGGTFRAFSTKSITCLKKRIHQVITGQAAVHRCTAEVDFHEDKKPLYPATINDDKLHEHFLEVAKKVVGNNNVHGMEPVTVSEDFSFYQEALPGYFFMLGMQSLTGEPLQSLHSPHFTVNEDALPYGAALHASLATTYLLNHDGANKVGGKYHDEL; encoded by the exons ATGGGTTCCTTCAACTTGTTTTGTTTCTTCAACATCATCTTTCACGTCTTTGTTGCAACACCCATATTCTCAGATTCAAATAATAATGAACACTTATCATCGTCAATCTCCACAAAATTTCTAGATTTGGCAAAGAGTCCTGAAGTATTTGATTGGATGGTTGGGATCAGAAGGAAGATTCATGAGTACCCAGAATTGCAATATGAGGAATATAAGACGAGTGAGGTCATAAGAGAAGAGTTGGACAAATTGGGAATTCCATATAAGCATCCAGTTGCTGAAACGGGTGTTATTGGATACATTGGAACTGGAAACGCTCCTTTTGTTGCGTTAAGAGCTGATATTGATGGTCTCCCTATTCAG GAAATGGTGGAGTGGGAGCACAAGAGTAAAGTAGATGGAAAGATGCATGCTTGTGGCCATGATGCTCATACTGCTATGGTTCTTGGTGCTGCTAAGATTCTCAAACAACATGAAGATCAGATAAAA GGCACTGTTGTTCTTGTTTTTCAACCAGCGGAGGAAGGAGGGGCAGGGGCAAAGAGAGTCTTAGAGTCAGGAGTATTAGACAAAGTCTCAGCCATCTTTGGATTGCACGTGGCGCCGGTACATGAATTACCAGTAGGACACGTGGCATCTAAGGCTGGTCCATTAATGGCAGGAAGTGGAATGTTTGATGCAACTATACATGGAAAGGGAGGCCATGCAGCTATGCCTCAATTCGCCATTGATCCCGTTCTGGCAGCTTCTAGTATCGTTGTCAACTTGCAACAACTTGTTTCTCGTGAAGCCGATCCTCTTGATCCCCAGGTACTCACGGTTGCTAATTTCCATGGAGATGGTGCATTCAACGTTATTCCAGATTCTGTCACTATTGGAGGAACCTTCCGAGCTTTTTCAACCAAAAGCATCACGTGTTTGAAGAAGCGCATACACCAG GTTATCACCGGACAAGCGGCAGTTCATAGGTGCACCGCGGAGGTGGACTTCCATGAAGATAAGAAACCGTTGTATCCGGCAACCATAAACGACGACAAGTTGCACGAGCATTTTCTTGAAGTGGCCAAGAAAGTTGTTGGAAACAATAATGTTCATGGGATGGAACCTGTAACAGTATCTGAAGACTTCTCATTCTATCAAGAGGCTTTACCTGGTTACTTCTTCATGCTTGGAATGCAGAGTCTCACTGGTGAACCACTACAATCGTTGCATTCACCACATTTCACAGTCAACGAAGATGCTTTACCCTATGGTGCTGCACTTCATGCTTCCTTAGCTACTACTTATCTTTTAAACCATGATGGAGCCAACAAAGTGGGAGGGAAATATCATGATGAGTTATAG
- the LOC107619072 gene encoding uncharacterized protein LOC107619072, giving the protein MQSRLEEVKDPSAARISSSRPFPVRLLQFFLLFLVIGIGASFLSMYMIRHFGIHNVALVQSTFRPCFQTPGTIESFIMPPVNLMHKMNDTELFWRASFDTRIKDYPFRRVPKIAFMFLTKGPLPMAPLWEKFFKGHEQLYSIYVHSLPSYTPDFPPSSVFYRRHIPSQVAEWGMMSMCDAERRLLANALLDISNEWFILLSESCIPLQNFSIIYRYISRSWYSFMGAVDEPGPYGRGRYEDSMAPEINISDWRKGSQWFEINRKLAIRIVEDSTYYPKLRDFCLPHKCYVDEHYFQTMLTITMPHLLANRSLTYVDWSRGGAHPATFGKDDIKEDFFRRIKVDQTCIYNGQPTSTCFLFARKFAPNALEPLLDIAPRVLGI; this is encoded by the exons ATGCAATCTAGGTTGGAGGAAGTGAAGGACCCTTCTGCAGCAAGAATTAGTTCTTCTAGGCCCTTCCCTGTGAGGCTTCTGCAGTTCTTCTTGCTGTTTTTGGTTATAGGCATAGGTGCTTCGTTTCTTAGTATGTACATGATTCGCCATTTTGGTATTCACAATGTTGCTCTGGTGCAATCCACCTTTAGGCCTTGTTTTCAGACACCAGGAACAATAGAGAGTTTCATTATGCCTCCTGTGAATTTGATGCATAAGATGAATGACACTGAACTCTTCTGGAGAGCTTCTTTTGATACGAGGATTAAAGATTATCCGTTTCGAAGAGTTCCTAAGATTGCCTTCATGTTCTTGACCAAGGGACCCTTGCCAATGGCACCACTTTGGGAGAAGTTCTTTAAAGGCCATGAGCAGCTGTATTCTATATATGTTCATTCGCTGCCGTCTTATACACCTGATTTTCCGCCATCCTCGGTGTTTTATAGGAGGCATATCCCAAGCCAG GTGGCAGAGTGGGGAATGATGAGTATGTGTGATGCCGAAAGACGGCTGCTTGCTAACGCATTGCTCGACATCTCAAATGAATGGTTTATCCTTTTATCAGAGTCTTGCATTCCTCTCCAGAACTTCAGCATTATCTACCGATACATATCACGATCATGGTACAGCTTTATGGGAGCAGTTGACGAACCTGGTCCTTACGGGAGAGGACGCTACGAGGACAGCATGGCACCCGAGATCAACATCAGCGACTGGCGTAAGGGGTCTCAGTGGTTTGAAATCAACCGCAAACTTGCCATTCGAATAGTTGAAGACAGCACTTATTATCCAAAGCTCAGAGACTTCTGTTTGCCGCACAAATGCTATGTTGACGAGCACTATTTCCAGACAATGTTGACCATTACAATGCCTCATCTTTTGGCGAACCGGAGCCTCACTTATGTGGACTGGTCGAGGGGTGGTGCTCATCCGGCTACATTTGGAAAAGACGACATCAAGGAAGATTTCTTCAGGAGAATCAAGGTAGATCAGACATGTATTTACAATGGCCAGCCAACATCCACATGTTTCTTATTTGCCAGAAAGTTTGCTCCTAATGCTTTGGAACCTCTTTTAGATATCGCACCGAGAGTTCTAGGAATTTGA
- the LOC107614611 gene encoding uncharacterized acetyltransferase At3g50280-like yields the protein MASVKVISTSTIHAANKASTVEEEIQLTPWDLQLLLIDPIQKGLLYRNDPVTPPIIIQHLKHSLSSTLSFFPPLAGRLSVTEHDDNTSSVFVICNNSGALFVHAVADDYSVNDIVSSVYTPRFVHSLFPLNRVRNHEGTTKPLLAVQVTELNDGYFIGCTMNHIVGDGTSFWHFMNSWAEISRGSEKLSKPPVLERWFK from the coding sequence ATGGCGAGTGTGAAAGTCATTTCAACAAGTACAATCCATGCAGCAAACAAAGCTTCAACGGTGGAGGAGGAGATTCAGTTAACTCCATGGGATCTCCAACTCCTCCTAATTGATCCCATTCAAAAGGGCCTCCTCTACCGTAACGACCCGGTCACTCCACCGATCATAATCCAACACCTCAAACATTCCCTTTCATCCACCCTTTCTTTCTTCCCACCGCTTGCGGGCCGCCTTTCCGTTACGGAACACGACGACAACACTTCCTCCGTTTTCGTTATTTGCAACAACTCCGGAGCGCTGTTTGTCCATGCAGTTGCGGATGACTACTCCGTTAACGATATCGTTAGTTCCGTTTACACTCCACGCTTTGTGCACTCTTTGTTCCCGCTCAACAGGGTTAGAAACCACGAAGGAACAACCAAGCCGTTGTTGGCGGTTCAAGTCACGGAGCTCAACGACGGTTACTTCATCGGGTGCACCATGAACCACATTGTTGGAGACGGAACTTCCTTTTGGCATTTCATGAACTCTTGGGCTGAGATCTCACGTGGTTCGGAAAAATTGTCCAAGCCTCCCGTGCTTGAACGCTGGTTCAAATAA